In the genome of Falsirhodobacter halotolerans, one region contains:
- the metA gene encoding homoserine O-acetyltransferase MetA: MPITLPETLPAYDILRSEGVMVMSPGRAAMQDIRPLRIGLLNLMPKKIQTENQFARLIGATPLQIDFHLIRMTEHQAKNTAAEHMEAFYRPFQEVKEERFDGLIITGAPVEHLPFEEVTYWDELREVFAWTQTHVHSTFGVCWGGMAMVHHFHGVRKDVLDAKAFGCFTHDNLAPTSPYLRGFSDDFVIPVSRWTEMNGGDIAATPGLTTLLGSEDVGPCLIEDAAHRALYIFNHFEYDSDTLKQEYDRDVASGTPIAVPTNYYPKDDPSRPPRNRWRSHAHLLYGNWINEIYQSTPYDLRDIGA, from the coding sequence ATGCCCATCACCCTGCCCGAAACGCTGCCCGCCTATGACATCCTCCGGTCCGAGGGGGTCATGGTCATGTCGCCGGGGCGCGCCGCGATGCAGGACATCCGCCCGCTGCGGATCGGGCTGCTGAACCTGATGCCGAAAAAAATCCAGACCGAGAACCAGTTCGCCCGCCTGATCGGCGCAACCCCGTTGCAGATCGATTTCCACCTGATCCGCATGACCGAACATCAGGCGAAGAACACGGCGGCCGAGCATATGGAAGCGTTCTACCGCCCCTTTCAGGAGGTGAAGGAGGAACGGTTCGACGGTCTGATCATCACCGGCGCACCGGTCGAACACCTTCCGTTCGAGGAGGTGACCTATTGGGACGAGTTGCGCGAGGTGTTTGCCTGGACGCAGACCCATGTGCATTCGACCTTCGGCGTCTGCTGGGGGGGGATGGCGATGGTCCACCACTTCCACGGGGTGCGCAAGGATGTGCTGGACGCCAAGGCCTTCGGCTGTTTCACGCATGACAATCTTGCCCCCACCTCCCCCTATCTGCGCGGGTTTTCGGATGACTTCGTCATCCCCGTCAGCCGTTGGACCGAGATGAACGGCGGCGACATCGCCGCGACCCCAGGCCTGACCACCCTTCTGGGGTCCGAGGATGTGGGCCCCTGCCTGATCGAGGATGCCGCCCATCGCGCGCTCTATATCTTCAACCATTTCGAATATGACAGCGACACGCTGAAGCAGGAATACGACCGCGATGTGGCCTCCGGCACTCCCATTGCGGTGCCCACGAACTATTATCCCAAGGACGACCCGTCCCGCCCGCCGCGCAACCGTTGGCGCAGTCATGCCCACCTTCTTTATGGCAACTGGATCAATGAGATCTATCAGTCGACGCCTTACGATCTGCGCGATATCGGCGCTTAG
- a CDS encoding ATPase, whose amino-acid sequence MIYTTPSEWRAAAGKRVLLFGMSGLGKTHASTLLRQTGSWFHYSIDYRIGTRYMGEHIADNFKREAMKVPFLRDLLMTDSVSIASNITFDNLSPLSTYLGKPGDPAKGGLPIAEYRTRQEQHTRAEESALLDSTHFIRRAHEIYGYPNFICDSGGSICEVVNPDDPDDRVMRELSAHLLLVWIKGSEAHTDELIRRFDRAPKPMCYQPQFLTACWTAYLSEKGVAESKVDPDDFIRWTYARALAHRQPRYAAMAKWGVTVRAEDVSALRDEAGFTDLIADALAKRGAGA is encoded by the coding sequence ATGATCTATACCACCCCATCCGAATGGCGCGCGGCCGCCGGCAAACGGGTCTTGCTGTTCGGCATGTCGGGTTTGGGCAAAACGCACGCCTCCACGCTGCTGCGCCAGACGGGATCGTGGTTCCACTACTCGATCGATTACCGCATCGGCACCCGGTACATGGGCGAACACATCGCCGACAACTTCAAGCGCGAGGCGATGAAGGTGCCGTTCCTGCGCGATCTGCTGATGACGGATTCGGTGTCGATCGCGTCGAACATCACCTTCGACAACCTGTCGCCTTTGTCCACCTATCTGGGCAAGCCGGGCGATCCGGCCAAGGGCGGCCTGCCGATCGCCGAATACCGCACCCGCCAGGAGCAGCACACGAGGGCCGAGGAATCCGCCCTTCTGGACAGCACGCATTTCATCCGCCGCGCGCATGAGATCTACGGCTATCCCAACTTCATCTGCGATTCCGGCGGCTCCATCTGCGAAGTGGTGAACCCCGACGACCCGGACGACCGCGTGATGCGGGAATTGTCGGCGCATCTGCTGCTGGTCTGGATCAAGGGGAGCGAGGCGCATACCGACGAGCTGATCCGTCGCTTCGATCGCGCGCCAAAGCCCATGTGCTATCAACCGCAATTCCTGACCGCCTGCTGGACCGCCTATCTGTCGGAAAAGGGCGTGGCGGAAAGCAAGGTCGATCCCGACGACTTCATCCGATGGACCTATGCCCGGGCCCTCGCCCACCGTCAGCCGCGCTATGCCGCGATGGCGAAATGGGGTGTCACCGTCCGGGCGGAGGATGTGTCCGCCCTTCGCGACGAGGCGGGGTTCACCGATCTGATCGCCGATGCACTGGCCAAGCGGGGCGCGGGGGCATAG
- a CDS encoding branched-chain amino acid ABC transporter permease, translating into MMRGVLLFSGVALLFIFTGVTQSWNTSLTILNMAVVSAIMAMGVNMQWGYAGLFNVGVMGFVALGGLGVVLSSTPPVAGAMAAGGWRILLALLVGAAAIGLAVLAWRRLAGRMRGVATTVILILGFVVFRALFDPGVAGVEAINPTLQGNLGGLGLPVLLAWPIGGALAAAAAWAIGKTALGLRSDYLAIATLGIAEIILSVMRNEEWLARGVKNVIGLPRPVPYEVALQQNPAFIHWATGYGFDIAPAAAIVVKLCYLGLFVAVLAAIMLLAELALRSPWGRMMRAIRDNEAAAGAMGKDVKARHLQIFVLGAVVLGIAGAMMTTLDSQLTPSSYQPLRYTFLIWVMVIVGGSGNNWGAMLGGFLIWWLWVMVEPIGTGLLTAATDLMADGWLKTHLRDGMAHIRLLTMGVILLVVLRFHPRGLLPER; encoded by the coding sequence ATGATGCGCGGCGTTCTTCTGTTCTCGGGTGTGGCGCTGCTGTTCATCTTCACCGGCGTCACGCAAAGCTGGAACACCTCGCTCACCATCCTCAACATGGCGGTCGTTTCGGCCATCATGGCGATGGGGGTGAACATGCAGTGGGGCTATGCCGGCCTTTTCAACGTGGGCGTGATGGGCTTCGTGGCGTTGGGGGGGCTGGGGGTCGTCCTGTCCTCCACCCCGCCGGTTGCGGGGGCGATGGCGGCGGGGGGCTGGCGCATCCTGCTGGCGCTGTTGGTGGGGGCGGCGGCGATCGGGCTGGCCGTTCTGGCCTGGCGCAGGCTGGCGGGCCGGATGCGGGGCGTGGCCACGACGGTCATCCTGATCCTCGGATTCGTGGTGTTCCGCGCCCTGTTCGATCCCGGCGTCGCGGGGGTTGAGGCGATCAATCCCACGTTGCAAGGCAATCTTGGCGGTCTGGGTCTGCCCGTCCTTTTGGCTTGGCCCATCGGCGGGGCGCTGGCGGCGGCGGCGGCCTGGGCCATCGGCAAGACCGCGCTTGGCCTGCGGTCGGACTATCTGGCCATCGCGACCCTTGGCATTGCTGAGATTATTCTCTCGGTCATGCGGAATGAGGAGTGGCTGGCCCGCGGCGTGAAGAACGTCATCGGCCTGCCCCGCCCCGTTCCGTATGAGGTGGCCTTGCAGCAGAACCCTGCCTTCATCCATTGGGCGACGGGATACGGGTTCGACATCGCACCCGCCGCCGCGATCGTGGTGAAGCTGTGCTATCTGGGTCTGTTCGTCGCGGTTCTGGCGGCCATCATGCTGCTTGCGGAACTGGCGCTTCGGTCGCCTTGGGGCCGCATGATGCGCGCTATCCGCGACAACGAGGCCGCGGCCGGTGCGATGGGCAAGGACGTGAAGGCCCGGCATCTGCAGATCTTCGTTCTGGGCGCCGTGGTGCTCGGGATCGCCGGGGCGATGATGACCACGCTCGACAGCCAGCTGACGCCCAGCAGTTATCAGCCGCTCCGCTACACCTTCCTCATCTGGGTCATGGTGATTGTCGGCGGGTCCGGCAATAACTGGGGTGCGATGCTGGGCGGGTTCCTGATCTGGTGGCTGTGGGTGATGGTGGAGCCGATCGGCACCGGCCTTCTGACCGCCGCCACCGACCTGATGGCCGATGGATGGCTTAAGACCCACCTGCGCGACGGCATGGCCCACATCCGTCTGTTGACGATGGGGGTGATCCTGCTGGTCGTCCTCCGGTTCCATCCGCGCGGCCTTCTGCCGGAACGGTAG
- a CDS encoding ABC transporter ATP-binding protein, translated as MITVENLHRHFGAFRAVDGASLTIADGSITGLIGPNGAGKSTLFNVIAGRLPPTSGRVLMNGEDITGLPPHALFHKGLLRTFQIAHEFGSMTVRENLMMVPGQSGETLMNAWFRRARVRDEERRLRDKADEVLDFLTISHIADERASNISGGQKKLLELGRTMMVDARVVFLDEVGAGVNRTLLNTIGDAIVRLNRERGYTFCVIEHDMDFIGRLCDPVIVMAAGSVLAEGTPEDILKNEAVIEAYLGTGLKNKVMHG; from the coding sequence ATGATCACGGTCGAAAACCTTCACCGCCATTTCGGCGCCTTTCGCGCCGTGGACGGCGCCTCGCTGACCATCGCCGATGGATCGATCACCGGTTTGATCGGGCCGAACGGTGCTGGCAAATCCACCCTGTTCAACGTGATCGCGGGACGTCTTCCGCCCACATCCGGTCGCGTGCTGATGAACGGCGAGGATATCACAGGTCTGCCCCCACATGCCTTGTTTCACAAGGGGTTGCTACGGACTTTTCAGATCGCGCATGAATTCGGCAGCATGACCGTGCGCGAGAACCTGATGATGGTTCCGGGGCAGTCCGGCGAAACCCTCATGAACGCGTGGTTCCGTCGTGCCCGCGTGCGGGACGAAGAACGCCGCCTGCGCGACAAGGCGGATGAGGTTCTGGATTTCCTCACCATCTCGCATATCGCCGATGAACGGGCGTCCAACATTTCGGGCGGGCAGAAGAAGCTTCTGGAGCTGGGCCGCACCATGATGGTGGACGCGCGCGTGGTGTTTCTGGATGAGGTTGGCGCGGGCGTGAACCGCACCCTGTTGAACACCATCGGCGACGCCATCGTGCGCCTGAACCGCGAACGGGGATATACATTCTGCGTAATCGAGCATGACATGGACTTCATCGGTCGCCTCTGCGATCCGGTGATCGTGATGGCCGCAGGGTCGGTCCTGGCCGAGGGAACGCCGGAAGACATCCTGAAGAACGAAGCGGTGATCGAGGCGTATCTTGGCACCGGATTGAAAAACAAGGTGATGCATGGCTGA
- a CDS encoding ABC transporter ATP-binding protein: MADPFLTGDAMVGGYGATNILNGCTISVNRAEVAVIVGPNGAGKSTAMKAMFGMLRLRGGHVRLDGTDITALSPQDRVAAGMAFVPQTQNIFTSMTVEENLEMGAFLRRDDIRPTLEMVYHLFPILRDKRRQPAGELSGGQRQQVAVGRALMTQPKVLMLDEPTAGVSPIVMDELFDRILEVARTGISILMVEQNARQALNIAHRGYVLVQGANRFTGTGAELMADPDVRRTFLGG, translated from the coding sequence ATGGCTGATCCCTTCCTGACCGGAGACGCGATGGTCGGCGGATACGGCGCGACCAATATCCTGAACGGCTGCACCATTTCCGTGAACCGGGCGGAGGTCGCGGTGATCGTCGGCCCGAACGGGGCCGGCAAATCCACCGCGATGAAGGCGATGTTCGGAATGCTGCGCCTGCGCGGCGGGCATGTCCGACTGGACGGGACCGACATCACCGCCCTGTCCCCGCAGGATCGGGTGGCGGCGGGCATGGCTTTCGTGCCCCAGACCCAGAATATCTTCACCTCAATGACGGTGGAGGAAAATCTGGAGATGGGCGCCTTCCTGCGCCGCGATGACATTCGCCCGACGCTGGAAATGGTGTATCACCTGTTTCCCATCCTGCGCGACAAACGCCGCCAACCGGCGGGCGAATTGTCTGGCGGTCAACGCCAGCAGGTCGCCGTGGGCCGCGCATTGATGACCCAGCCGAAAGTGCTGATGCTGGACGAGCCGACCGCCGGCGTGTCCCCCATCGTCATGGACGAACTGTTCGACCGGATCCTGGAGGTGGCGCGCACCGGCATTTCCATCCTGATGGTCGAACAGAATGCCCGCCAGGCGCTGAACATCGCGCATCGCGGATATGTCCTCGTGCAGGGCGCAAACCGCTTCACGGGCACGGGGGCCGAGTTGATGGCCGACCCGGATGTCCGACGCACGTTCCTCGGGGGTTGA
- a CDS encoding pore-forming ESAT-6 family protein: protein MMKTMLAASSALVMLAGTALAQDAAAPQMTMEDAYAAAQNQLGVLEYCQTEGGVTDEVIDTQNRLLAMIPTPEDTAPALEAYGKGKEGTVASMGQETTLAEVATARSTTEEALCQQMAELVTQAAAQVPAAN from the coding sequence ATGATGAAAACCATGCTCGCCGCCTCGTCCGCACTCGTGATGCTTGCCGGGACTGCGCTGGCCCAGGACGCCGCCGCGCCGCAGATGACGATGGAGGATGCCTATGCCGCCGCCCAGAACCAGCTTGGGGTTCTGGAATATTGCCAGACCGAAGGCGGCGTGACGGATGAGGTAATCGACACCCAGAACCGCCTTCTGGCCATGATCCCCACGCCTGAGGACACCGCCCCCGCGCTTGAAGCCTATGGCAAGGGCAAGGAAGGCACCGTTGCCTCGATGGGGCAGGAAACGACGCTGGCCGAAGTGGCAACCGCCCGTTCCACCACCGAGGAAGCGCTGTGCCAGCAAATGGCCGAGCTGGTGACCCAGGCGGCCGCCCAGGTTCCCGCCGCGAACTGA
- the ppk2 gene encoding polyphosphate kinase 2, translating into MPHPFQGAITRYLHACDTDLRHAVLKGDKHDILSPGYPYDAVMSKKDYSRIMEPLQRQLVRMAADVKATGKRVVVLFEGRDAAGKGGAIDTMRDNLNPRVASVVALSTPTDREAGEWYFQRYIGRLPAAGEMALFDRSWYNRGVVEKVFGFCTDIERERFFHQVPDFERMLVEDGITLVKLWLEVGRAEQLRRFLAREDDPLKQWKLSRIDVEGLAKWHDYSVAIDETLARSHTDTAPWTVIRADDKRRARIAAIQSVLRAVDYADKDTTMIGAPDPAICGGPELRD; encoded by the coding sequence ATGCCCCACCCCTTTCAGGGAGCGATCACGCGCTATCTTCACGCCTGTGACACGGATCTGCGCCATGCGGTGCTGAAGGGGGACAAGCACGACATCCTCTCGCCCGGCTATCCCTATGATGCGGTCATGTCGAAAAAGGATTACTCCCGGATCATGGAGCCGCTGCAACGTCAGCTGGTGCGCATGGCGGCGGATGTGAAGGCCACGGGCAAGCGCGTGGTCGTTCTGTTCGAGGGGCGCGACGCCGCCGGCAAGGGCGGCGCAATCGACACGATGCGTGACAATCTGAACCCGCGCGTCGCCAGCGTGGTCGCCCTCTCCACCCCCACGGATCGCGAGGCGGGGGAGTGGTATTTTCAACGCTACATTGGCCGCCTGCCCGCCGCGGGCGAAATGGCGCTGTTCGACCGCAGTTGGTACAATCGCGGCGTGGTGGAGAAAGTGTTCGGCTTCTGCACCGACATCGAGCGGGAGCGGTTCTTTCATCAGGTGCCCGATTTCGAACGGATGCTGGTGGAGGACGGGATCACCCTAGTCAAACTGTGGCTGGAAGTCGGCCGCGCCGAACAGCTTCGCCGGTTTCTCGCGCGTGAGGATGATCCGCTGAAGCAATGGAAGCTGAGCCGGATCGATGTGGAAGGCCTTGCGAAATGGCACGATTACTCGGTCGCGATTGATGAAACCCTGGCCCGCAGCCATACGGACACCGCACCTTGGACGGTGATCCGCGCCGACGACAAACGGCGCGCCCGGATTGCGGCGATACAATCGGTGCTGCGGGCGGTAGATTATGCCGACAAGGACACCACGATGATCGGCGCACCTGATCCGGCCATCTGCGGGGGGCCGGAGCTTCGTGACTAG
- a CDS encoding alpha/beta fold hydrolase, with the protein MRSISRRLTICAISALSLLAACGPLANARADRIDARFPPQGQFLQVGRAVIHAEVSGQGPDLILIHGASGNTRDMAALAARLSDRYRVIRFDRPGLGYSTAPDATFNSPLIQADYLRAASQQLGVTHPIVLGHSYGGAVAMAWALEAPETRAVVLLSAAVLPWEGGLSDLYTAAATPVGEATLEPLASAFLPDWALDRIVTDLFKPQTPPVGYANEIGAALAIRPDTLRNNLRQLKRLKPHLYLMAPKYQDLTLPIEMVHGVDDPVVSYKVQAVPMAQNLPNVHLTSLPGIGHMGHHVAQDAVIAAIDRAAARSD; encoded by the coding sequence ATGAGATCTATCAGTCGACGCCTTACGATCTGCGCGATATCGGCGCTTAGCCTGCTGGCCGCCTGCGGCCCGCTTGCCAATGCCCGCGCGGACCGGATCGACGCCCGGTTTCCGCCGCAAGGGCAATTCCTTCAGGTGGGCCGGGCGGTTATCCATGCCGAGGTGTCGGGCCAGGGCCCGGACCTGATTCTGATTCATGGGGCCAGCGGCAATACGCGCGACATGGCCGCGCTGGCGGCGCGGCTGTCGGATCGTTACCGTGTCATCCGCTTCGACCGGCCGGGCCTGGGGTATTCGACGGCCCCCGACGCCACGTTCAACAGCCCGCTGATCCAGGCCGATTATCTGCGGGCGGCCTCGCAGCAGTTGGGCGTCACCCATCCCATCGTGCTGGGCCACAGTTACGGTGGTGCCGTGGCAATGGCTTGGGCGCTGGAAGCGCCGGAGACGCGGGCCGTGGTGCTGCTTTCGGCCGCCGTTCTGCCGTGGGAGGGGGGGCTGAGCGATCTTTATACCGCCGCCGCGACCCCCGTGGGCGAAGCCACGCTGGAGCCGCTGGCCTCGGCCTTTCTGCCTGACTGGGCGCTTGATCGCATCGTGACGGACCTGTTCAAGCCGCAGACGCCGCCCGTCGGCTATGCAAACGAAATTGGGGCAGCGCTGGCGATCCGGCCCGACACGCTGCGCAACAACCTGCGGCAACTGAAACGGTTGAAGCCGCACCTTTACCTGATGGCCCCGAAATATCAGGATCTGACCTTGCCGATCGAGATGGTGCATGGCGTGGACGATCCCGTCGTCTCCTACAAGGTGCAGGCAGTGCCGATGGCGCAGAACCTGCCCAATGTGCATCTGACCTCTTTGCCCGGCATCGGGCATATGGGGCACCATGTCGCGCAGGACGCCGTGATCGCTGCCATCGACCGCGCCGCCGCCCGTTCCGATTGA
- a CDS encoding branched-chain amino acid ABC transporter permease, with the protein MDVLNALVALTNFVIVPATAYGAQLALGALGVTLIYSILRFSNFAHGDTMAFGTMATILATFGLQAAGISLGPLPTALLALPVGIIATALFVLGTDRAVYRFYRRRRVAPVVLTMASLGVMFIMNGVVRFIIGVEDITFADGERFVINARDFRDATGLAEGLALRTTQVITVVVAGIAMALLFWFLTRTRTGKSMRAFSDNEDLARLSGINPERVVALTWIIVAALATTAGVLYGLDKSFKAFTYFQLLLPIFAAAVVGGLGSPIGAVVGGFVIAFTEVGVTYAWKKVAEYLMPEALMPDGLLQLLSTEYKFAVSFAILVLVLLFRPTGIFKGKSV; encoded by the coding sequence ATGGATGTTCTGAACGCCCTCGTGGCCCTGACCAATTTCGTGATCGTTCCCGCAACGGCCTATGGCGCGCAACTGGCGCTTGGAGCGTTGGGGGTGACGCTGATCTATTCCATCCTGCGGTTTTCAAATTTCGCCCATGGCGACACGATGGCCTTCGGGACCATGGCGACGATCCTGGCGACCTTCGGCCTGCAGGCGGCCGGGATCAGCCTTGGTCCGCTGCCGACCGCGTTGCTGGCCCTGCCCGTCGGGATCATCGCGACCGCGCTGTTCGTGTTGGGCACCGACCGCGCGGTCTATCGCTTCTATCGCCGCCGGCGGGTGGCGCCGGTGGTGCTGACCATGGCCTCGCTTGGTGTCATGTTCATCATGAACGGCGTCGTCCGCTTCATCATCGGGGTGGAGGACATCACCTTTGCCGACGGCGAACGGTTCGTCATCAACGCCCGTGATTTCCGCGATGCGACCGGGCTGGCCGAAGGGCTGGCGCTCCGCACCACGCAGGTCATCACCGTGGTCGTGGCCGGGATCGCCATGGCGCTGCTGTTCTGGTTCCTGACGCGCACCCGCACCGGCAAATCCATGCGCGCCTTTTCCGACAATGAGGATCTGGCCCGCCTGTCCGGCATCAATCCCGAACGGGTGGTGGCGCTGACCTGGATCATCGTCGCCGCGCTGGCGACCACGGCGGGCGTGCTCTATGGTCTGGACAAAAGCTTCAAGGCCTTCACCTACTTCCAGCTTCTTCTGCCGATCTTCGCGGCGGCGGTGGTGGGCGGCCTTGGCAGTCCGATCGGCGCGGTGGTGGGCGGTTTCGTCATCGCCTTCACCGAAGTGGGGGTGACCTATGCCTGGAAGAAGGTGGCGGAATATCTCATGCCCGAGGCGCTGATGCCCGACGGGCTGCTGCAACTTCTGTCCACGGAATACAAATTCGCGGTCAGCTTCGCGATCCTCGTCCTTGTGCTGCTGTTCCGCCCGACGGGCATCTTCAAAGGAAAATCGGTATGA
- a CDS encoding DMT family transporter, translated as MIAQRSLSGLAWAQLLGVAVLWGGSFLTIRLALNDIGPHWVVAYRCLGAFVILAAYVALRRMPVPWSGRFLLSCLALGVLGNIIPFSLITWAQITVPSGLASILNASTALFGVVVAAIAFADERLTPRRLIGVAVGFAGVITVIGPSLLHSLDPTSFGQLALIGSSISYAIAGSLGRVIGRGVAPQILAAGMLGGSAVVGGAVALITEGGPPMPGATSGLAILYLAVMATAVAYLVYYKLLATAGAGNTSLVTLLVAPLAVLLGALVLEEALPARAFAGFAGIAIGLLILDGRILSRIPLRRPGKG; from the coding sequence ATGATTGCGCAGCGGTCGTTATCGGGCCTTGCATGGGCCCAGCTTCTGGGTGTGGCCGTCCTTTGGGGCGGGTCGTTTCTGACGATCCGTCTGGCGCTGAACGATATCGGGCCGCATTGGGTCGTCGCCTATCGTTGCCTTGGCGCCTTCGTCATCCTTGCGGCCTATGTCGCCCTGCGCCGGATGCCGGTGCCGTGGAGCGGGCGGTTCCTGCTCTCCTGTCTGGCCTTGGGCGTTCTTGGCAACATCATTCCCTTTTCGCTGATCACCTGGGCGCAGATCACGGTGCCAAGCGGATTGGCGTCCATCCTCAACGCCTCCACCGCCCTGTTCGGGGTGGTGGTCGCCGCCATCGCCTTCGCCGACGAACGCCTGACCCCCCGCCGCCTGATCGGAGTGGCCGTCGGGTTTGCGGGGGTGATCACGGTCATCGGGCCGTCCTTGCTGCACAGCCTGGATCCGACATCGTTCGGGCAACTTGCGTTGATCGGGTCATCCATCTCCTATGCCATTGCCGGATCGCTTGGGCGGGTGATCGGGCGCGGGGTCGCGCCGCAAATACTGGCCGCGGGGATGCTGGGCGGGTCGGCGGTTGTGGGGGGCGCCGTGGCGCTGATCACCGAAGGAGGACCGCCGATGCCCGGAGCCACGTCGGGGCTGGCGATTCTTTATCTGGCGGTCATGGCGACGGCGGTGGCGTATCTTGTGTATTACAAGCTTCTGGCGACGGCGGGGGCGGGAAACACCAGCCTCGTGACCCTGCTGGTCGCACCCCTGGCCGTTCTGCTGGGCGCGCTTGTGCTGGAGGAGGCCCTGCCCGCGCGCGCCTTTGCGGGGTTCGCGGGGATCGCGATCGGGCTTCTGATACTGGACGGGCGCATTCTTTCCCGTATACCCCTGCGCAGACCCGGCAAAGGATGA